The following proteins are co-located in the Spirosoma montaniterrae genome:
- the eda gene encoding bifunctional 4-hydroxy-2-oxoglutarate aldolase/2-dehydro-3-deoxy-phosphogluconate aldolase, giving the protein MTTTDQLLQAGIVPVFSHADADISVQVVRASYAGGIRVFEYTNRNASALDNFKRLVAAKADHFPDMLLGIGTIWQPEHARQFIEAGAAFVVAPGLNPAVGDVCRTQNVPWLPGCMTVSEVFQAMQAGADFVKIFPGEVVGPAFVRSVKSVLPTARLMVTGGVEPTEASLSAWFGAGVTAVGMGSQLFQKQAIAEQNWKAIEQMVSRTLTILEQIR; this is encoded by the coding sequence ATGACCACAACTGACCAACTTCTTCAAGCCGGTATCGTTCCGGTTTTTTCCCATGCAGACGCCGATATAAGCGTTCAGGTCGTTCGGGCAAGCTACGCGGGCGGTATCCGGGTGTTTGAATACACCAACCGAAACGCGTCGGCACTCGACAATTTTAAGCGATTAGTGGCCGCAAAAGCCGACCATTTTCCCGATATGCTGCTGGGTATTGGCACTATCTGGCAACCCGAACACGCCCGGCAGTTCATCGAAGCCGGGGCCGCGTTTGTGGTAGCTCCGGGCCTGAATCCGGCAGTGGGCGACGTTTGCCGGACGCAGAACGTGCCGTGGCTACCGGGCTGCATGACCGTGTCGGAGGTTTTTCAGGCGATGCAGGCCGGGGCCGATTTTGTCAAAATTTTTCCGGGCGAGGTAGTTGGTCCAGCCTTCGTGCGGTCGGTAAAGAGCGTACTGCCCACGGCGCGGCTGATGGTGACGGGGGGCGTTGAACCAACCGAAGCAAGCCTGTCGGCCTGGTTTGGCGCGGGCGTAACGGCGGTCGGCATGGGATCGCAACTATTTCAGAAACAGGCTATTGCCGAGCAGAATTGGAAAGCTATCGAGCAAATGGTTTCACGAACGCTGACAATTCTGGAGCAGATTCGGTAA